The sequence GCGAGGTCGCCGGTAACAAGCTGCGCGGTTTGATTCAGCGGCAACAGGCCTTCCATGCAGCTTGCGACGGCGGTGCCATCGGGGGTGTGCAGATGCAATACGCAGCCGGCGTCCTCGCGGACTTCGTGGATGGCGGAGTGAATGGTGAAGCCCGCCGGGTTGATGCTGTATTCGCTCTCGGTGAGTTGGTTGCCCTGAAGGTCGACCTTCACCAGACTCGATGCGGTGATTTCATCGAACATCAGTCCGTAGGGATTGATCAGGAAGTGATGCTCGCCGCCAGGTACGCGTGCGGAGATGTGGGTGTCCACGAGGTCGTCCCAACCGTAGTGCGCGATAAGACGGTAGCAGGCCGCGAGATTGACGCGCTGCTCCCACTCTCCGGGGACCATGGTGGATTGAACTTCCTTGAGGCGTGCTTCGGCTGGCGACATGGCGATTGCTCCCGCGATTTATTGATCTTGCGCGCAGGAAGCCTAGCCTTGCGGTATGGCCATCGCAACATGCGGCGTTCGCAGAGGCGCCATGCCACGCAATATCAAGGCTGAGAGGATCAGGGCGCCGGAATGGCGAGCAGGCTCGCGATGCTCTTGCCGCGGATGTCGTAGACCCGCGCGAACACCACGTCATCGCGCTTGATTTCGACAACCACCGGCGCGTTCAGGCCCTTGCAGTAGAATTCACCCAGCGTCATGGCGAAGTCCGCAGCATGACTGTCCCATCCGATGGTGAAATCGGGGCCTAAAGCCACCTGGGCCGGCCGCTGCGGTCCGCAGACGGCAACGCGCCACTTCCGGTTTCTCGGGGCGGGCTCCTGCCGTTCTTCCAGTTCCTGCCGCAGTCCTTCGGAGGCCTGCTTGAGCGCCAATCCCCAGTAGTCGAGCATGTAGCGGTCGTCGGCGCCGCGAACGGTTCCCGCGATGTGGTTGAAATGCGTGTACTGGTAGGGATGCAGCCGGATCATTTCATTGAGCGGCAGCATCAGGCCGAACAGGAACAGCGCCGCGAACACAGCCTGCGCGGCGCGGCTGTGCTGTTTCAGCCAGCCCGCGATTGCAGCGAAGGCGACTCCCGCGAGGATGGCCATCGGCGGCACGACGAAGATGAAATGGCGAATGCCGTTATACAGCGCAGGGCGTTTCACCATGGCGATTACGAGCGGCAGGGTCGCTGCGAGCGTCAGCATCAGCATGATGCTCTTGCGCCGGTTATCGACGTTCGCGCGCAGCAGCGCCACGAACGAGCCTGCGATGCCGGCGGCGAGCAGTGCGAGCATCACTTCGGGAAGCTGCAACGCGAACAGCGTGGGCAGATAGGACCACGGCATGTCCGGCACCGAGACGATTGCGCCGTCGAACAATTCCTTCCAGGGCTTCTCGAAGAAGTGCGAGAAGTAGGTCAGGGCGCGAAACGGATTGGCCACGTCGATGATCGACCACGGCCAGATCAGACCCATCACCAGATAGCCGAGCAGCACGCCGGGCAGCAGCACATAGACGACATGGCCGAGCCGATGCGCGGCTTCGCGCAGACCGTGGGTACGAATCTCGGAAATCCAGATCGGCATAAATCCGATCACGGCGTAGACTACTGCCAGTCCGCCCAGAATGCGGGAGCCGATGGACAGGCCGGCGCCGAGCCCGATGATCAGGATCGTGTGCGGCGTAGGCGAGGGATATTCCTGCGCCAGCCGCACCAGTCCGAGCATCAGGATCACCATTGCGACGGCAAAGGGTGCATCCTTCGGATTCATGAACATGTGCCCGTAGAACGTCGGACACAGCGCGAGCAGCACGATGGCGGCAAGACCGGCGACGGGTCCGCCGACGCGGCGCGCCAGCCGCCACGTCACACCGAGGCCGATCAGGCCGACGATGGCGCCGAGCAGCCGCCGTGTCTCGAACAGTTCGAGCGGAACGATCTTGTGCAGCAGCGCGGCCGCCATGTCGAAGCCGCCGCCATACATGTAGAGATTGGCGAAGGAGAGCGCGCTGGTGTCGGTAAAGCCGCTGCGAAACATCTTGAGCAGCAGATCGGCATATTCGGCGTGGGTATAGTCGTCCCAGCCAAGCCCGTAGTCGCGGAATGTCAGGCCCGCGACGACGGTGACCACAGCAAGCACCGCGAGCGCAAGATCGTCGCACGTCTGCTCGATCGAACGCCCGGCCGGCGTATCGAGGGCCGATGTTGTGATGGATGACATCTTGGTCAGTTAATCCAGCGGTCCCGGGCCTGCATGTTTGTTGGTCAGGCTTTTCCCCGGGAACTTTGTACCCCACTTTGGTATTCAAGTAATTGTCAATTGTGGCGTAATTTCCCTAATTGCAATGCAACATTAGGGATAGGGTAAGGGGCGTCTTTAGTTAGGTGGTTTTTGCCGGCGACTTGACGCCGCGGGGGCGATCATTTCATAGCGCTGCACGTTAACGGTGGAACTGTTTCAGCGAGCAGGGTGCAGAATTACCGATTGGTAATGTCTGCGATGAAAGTATTATGGAGCATAACGCGTGAGTCTGCCGGCGCGGGTTTGGAGCTTGCAATGATTGCGCTGTTGATCGGTGGAACGGTCGTTCTGTGTATCGGCCTTCTGACGGTCGTTTTCGGCATCCCCATCAAGGAATTCAGTTTCGGAAATACGATGATCCTGGCGGGCGCCGTGGTGTCCTGCACCGGCCTCATCCTGATCGGGCTGTATTTCCTCGGCCGCGAATTCCGAAATCTGACGCGGCGGCTGGAGGCGGGGATCCCGGTTCCGGCGCCGGTGGTGCCGGTGCGCGAAGCGGCCGAACCCGCGCCGCCGAGGCCGCAGTTGCCCCGCGAAGACAGGCTCTTCACCCGCGATCAGCCGCGGGAGCGGGACGAAGTCGCAGACGATCATGGGCATGACGATCACCTGCGTGCGCCGCCGCCGGACCCAATCGCGCCTCCAACTGCCTGGCAGGATCATCCCGTCACTCGCGCCCGTCCGCTTGCACCGCCCCCCGCGGAACCGGTTGAGCCGGCCGCGGAGCCTGCCGAACGTCCGCGGCGTAATATCATGTTTTCCTCGCACCGGCGCGATCAAGG is a genomic window of Bradyrhizobium sp. G127 containing:
- a CDS encoding class II aldolase/adducin family protein → MSPAEARLKEVQSTMVPGEWEQRVNLAACYRLIAHYGWDDLVDTHISARVPGGEHHFLINPYGLMFDEITASSLVKVDLQGNQLTESEYSINPAGFTIHSAIHEVREDAGCVLHLHTPDGTAVASCMEGLLPLNQTAQLVTGDLAYHDYEGIALDHDERPRIQKDLGTKNHLLLRNHGTLTVGRSVASAFERMFHLERACTMQVRTRMLGPTAYPVDKLVIEKNEQLVGNPERAERRSTTLVWPPLLRKLDRIDPSYRN
- a CDS encoding glycosyltransferase family 39 protein, coding for MSSITTSALDTPAGRSIEQTCDDLALAVLAVVTVVAGLTFRDYGLGWDDYTHAEYADLLLKMFRSGFTDTSALSFANLYMYGGGFDMAAALLHKIVPLELFETRRLLGAIVGLIGLGVTWRLARRVGGPVAGLAAIVLLALCPTFYGHMFMNPKDAPFAVAMVILMLGLVRLAQEYPSPTPHTILIIGLGAGLSIGSRILGGLAVVYAVIGFMPIWISEIRTHGLREAAHRLGHVVYVLLPGVLLGYLVMGLIWPWSIIDVANPFRALTYFSHFFEKPWKELFDGAIVSVPDMPWSYLPTLFALQLPEVMLALLAAGIAGSFVALLRANVDNRRKSIMLMLTLAATLPLVIAMVKRPALYNGIRHFIFVVPPMAILAGVAFAAIAGWLKQHSRAAQAVFAALFLFGLMLPLNEMIRLHPYQYTHFNHIAGTVRGADDRYMLDYWGLALKQASEGLRQELEERQEPAPRNRKWRVAVCGPQRPAQVALGPDFTIGWDSHAADFAMTLGEFYCKGLNAPVVVEIKRDDVVFARVYDIRGKSIASLLAIPAP